One Danio rerio strain Tuebingen ecotype United States chromosome 9, GRCz12tu, whole genome shotgun sequence genomic region harbors:
- the LOC141376069 gene encoding zinc finger MYM-type protein 1-like codes for MEGEESVGEMSEAGIELEAEEDMESNDSDETLEGTCIETANEQGEPMNTQEADTCTAEMSDREESAVQQYRFLPAGGSGTVGKRQVLKKNPATAPSIDLVIIHYYEELKLMRFEDMQKITTFFKKQTDTANQEETGGSREISRIKVAVSEGQDPGGTPHSQSNDQIVRLRGENETAERTGDDIGKARKDTEDLGDLETGPKQVKLAQYPMSYFKFQMRAFNSKWYDSFVWLEYSVEKDAAFCYCCRLFGKQHTRINSDKLQNQGYKNWKKALSSFREHEKTTVHGASMASWRGFKSTKEHGDICMQLHSASLNEIQERREYLRRIVAITGFLAKQDIPFRGHSEKEGSANQGNFFECFKLLSQFDPFLQNYSAASNSTYLSPISQNEFIRSFAEEVTEEIRKEIKLSGMYAVMADEARDGKTEQLAVCVRYVNLDGNVVERFLGLQELKVFNAKTITSTIEALLDANELGNLTCVAQTYDGASVMSGTSGGVQALFRANHPEAIYIHCYAHELNFVLCYTCRAVQEAADFFDCLECVYTFFNTSLINHEKLIAVQKQLGLPGHELAQLSRTRWACQLASVTAMLENYSAVLTCLKEIGTPVAVGLRMKLCKFSVVYMMVMFECLLSITEGLHKYLQRVSLDLAEAVMYKEAVCDTLKAKRSDEMAQSLYNKAKTICQANGSDGQSSFPRRKQKRMKEFAVESTCGAAGTDLGSSDNLKRHLYFPCVDRMISELSQRFSSVGDSILKGVQACHPSLITFLSQDLLNDVALHYNLELRAEEIYVAKHYLAKKNEEGSMPDILSVHRLLDCDMFPSLKKLFQIVLTLPVSSCTCERSFSALRRLHTWLRRTMGQDRLYNLAVLSIEKESVNSIEPGRVIDRFATLKSRRHTLIIPPKK; via the exons ATGGAAGGGGAAGAATCAGTTGGAGAGATGAGCGAGGCAGGCATTGAACTGGAAGCCGAAGAGGATATGGAAAGTAATGATTCAGATGAGACTCTGGAAGGAACCTGTATTGAAACAGCCAATGAGCAAGGGGAACCAATGAACACACAGGAGGCAGACACATGTACAGCAGAAATGAGTGACAGAGAGGAA tcagctgttcagcagtaccggTTTCTACCagcaggtgggagtggcactgttggCAAACggcaagtgttaaaaaaaaatcctgccaCTGCACCATCCATTGATTTAGTCATCATTCATTATTAtgaggagctgaagctgatgag atttgaagacatgcagaaaattacaacatttttcaaaaaacaaacagacactGCAAATCAGGAGGAAACAGGTGGGTCAAGAG AAATATCAAGAATCAAAGTTGCTGTCAGTGAGGGTCAGGATCCAGGAGGTACACCCCACTCGCAATCCAATG ATCAAATTGTGAGGTTAAGGGGAGAGAATGAGACTGCAGAAAGAACAGGAGATGACATAGGGAAAGCCAGAAAAGACACAGAGGACTTAGGTGACCTTGAAACGGGTCCTAAACAAGTGAAACTTGCCCAATATCCAATGAGCTACTTTAAGTTTCAAATGAGAGCATTCAACTCAAAATGGTATGACAGTTTTGTCTGGCTTGAGTACTCAGTGGAAAAAGATGCAGCCTTTTGCTACTGCTGTCGACTATTTGGAAAACAACATACTCGAATAAACAGTGACAAACTGCAGAATCAGGGCTACAAAAATTGGAAGAAAGCACTCAGTTCATTCAGAGAACATGAAAAAACCACTGTTCACGGTGCCAGCATGGCCTCATGGCGAGGCTTCAAGAGTACTAAAGAGCATGGGGATATATGCATGCAACTTCACTCAGCCAGTTTAAATGAAATCCAGGAAAGACGTGAATACCTACGTCGGATTGTTGCCATAACAGGATTTCTAGCAAAACAAGATATACCCTTCCGTGGTCATAGTGAAAAAGAAGGCAGTGCAAATCAAGGAAATTTCTTTGAGTGTTTCAAACTACTGTCTCAGTTTGATCCATTCCTTCAGAATTACTCAGCTGCCTCTAATTCAACTTATCTCTCTCCAATTTCTCAAAATGAATTCATTCGAAGCTTTGCTGAAGAAGTTACTGAGGAGATCAGAAAGGAAATTAAGTTATCTGGCATGTATGCTGTAATGGCAGATGAGGCCAGAGATGGCAAGACAGAACAGTTAGCTGTCTGCGTACGATATGTAAACTTAGATGGTAATGTGGTAGAACGTTTCCTGGGCCTTCAAGAACTAAAAGTTTTTAATGCAAAAACAATCACTAGCACAATTGAAGCACTGCTTGATGCCAACGAGTTGGGAAATCTGACATGTGTAGCTCAGACGTATGACGGTGCATCTGTGATGAGCGGCACATCTGGAGGTGTACAGGCTTTGTTCCGAGCCAATCACCCAGAAGCAATTTACATACACTGCTACGCACATGAACTAAACTTCGTATTGTGTTACACATGCAGGGCGGTTCAAGAAGCAGCAGATTTTTTTGACTGCCTAGAATGTGTTTACACATTTTTCAACACCTCTCTTATAAACCATGAGAAGCTGATTGCTGTACAAAAACAGCTTGGTTTGCCTGGCCATGAACTTGCTCAGCTTTCAAGAACTCGCTGGGCCTGCCAGCTTGCATCTGTTACAGCAATGCTTGAAAACTACAGTGCTGTCTTAACGTGTCTTAAAGAAATTGGAACACCTGTTGCAGTAGGTCTCAGGATGAAGTTGTGCAAGTTTTCTGTGGTCTACATGATGGTAATGTTTGAATGTTTGTTGTCCATCACAGAAGGGTTGCACAAATATCTGCAAAGAGTAAGCCTGGATTTGGCTGAAGCAGTAATGTACAAAGAAGCTGTCTGCGACACCCTGAAGGCAAAGCGAAGTGATGAAATGGCACAGAGCCTGTACAACAAAGCAAAGACTATTTGTCAGGCAAATGGCAGTGATGGTCAATCCTCATTTCCTCGACGCAAACAAAAGCGAATGAAAGAATTTGCTGTTGAATCAACTTGTGGTGCTGCTGGTACTGATCTAGGAAGCTCAGACAATCTGAAGAGACATCTGTACTTCCCTTGTGTGGATCGGATGATTAGTGAGCTTAGTCAAAGGTTTTCAAGTGTAGGAGATAGTATTCTGAAGGGTGTACAGGCCTGTCACCCATCTTTAATAACCTTCTTGTCACAGGATCTGCTCAATGATGTTGCACTGCACTACAACCTAGAGCTTCGTGCAGAAGAAATCTATGTGGCAAAACATTACCTGGCAAAAAAGAATGAAGAAGGTAGCATGCCAGATATACTCAGTGTACACCGCCTGCTGGACTGTGACATGTTCCCATCTCTCAAAAAACTTTTTCAGATTGTACTAACACTGCCTGTCAGCAGCTGTACATGTGAACGATCATTTAGTGCCCTGAGACGCCTGCATACATGGTTGAGGCGAACTATGGGTCAGGACAGACTTTACAACCTTGCTGTTCTTTCAATTGAAAAGGAATCTGTAAACTCAATTGAGCCAGGAAGAGTAATTGACAGATTTGCTACACTCAAGTCAAGGAGACATACACTGATTATTCCACctaaaaaataa